A genomic region of Dictyoglomus sp. NZ13-RE01 contains the following coding sequences:
- the glyQ gene encoding glycine--tRNA ligase subunit alpha, translated as MLTFQELIFKLNEYWHKQGCIIQQPYDIEVGAGTMNPATFFRVLGPEPWRVAYVEPSRRPTDGRYGENPNRLQHYYQYQVILKPSPHRVQEIYLDSLRYIGIDIEKHDIRFVEDNWESPTLGAWGIGWEVWLDGMEITQFTYFQQCGGFNLFPISAEITYGLERIAMYIQGVDDFKDIIWQGDVTYGDIHLQSEVENCHYNFSLADIDRLRLLFNEYEKEAERLLEMGLTFPAYDYVLKCSHVFNLLDARGAISFVQRTEYISRIRRLAYKSAENYLKSREKLGYPLLNKKCWKEEEKVG; from the coding sequence ATGTTAACATTTCAGGAGCTCATATTTAAACTTAATGAGTATTGGCATAAACAGGGCTGTATAATCCAACAGCCCTATGATATTGAGGTAGGAGCGGGCACAATGAACCCTGCAACATTTTTTAGAGTATTAGGTCCAGAGCCTTGGAGAGTAGCGTATGTAGAACCATCAAGAAGACCTACTGATGGTAGATATGGAGAAAATCCTAATAGATTGCAACATTATTACCAGTACCAGGTCATATTAAAACCTTCTCCCCATCGTGTTCAAGAGATATATTTGGATAGTTTGAGATATATAGGAATTGATATTGAAAAGCATGACATAAGATTTGTAGAAGATAACTGGGAATCTCCAACTTTAGGAGCATGGGGTATTGGATGGGAAGTATGGTTGGATGGTATGGAGATTACACAGTTTACTTATTTTCAACAATGTGGTGGATTTAATCTATTCCCAATATCTGCGGAGATAACTTATGGGCTTGAAAGAATTGCCATGTATATCCAGGGTGTGGATGATTTCAAAGATATTATATGGCAAGGGGATGTAACTTACGGAGATATTCATTTGCAAAGTGAAGTAGAAAATTGCCATTATAATTTTTCTCTTGCTGATATTGATCGTTTGAGACTTCTTTTTAATGAATATGAGAAAGAGGCAGAAAGATTATTAGAGATGGGACTTACTTTTCCTGCCTATGATTACGTTTTGAAATGTTCTCATGTTTTTAATCTTCTTGATGCACGTGGTGCCATTAGTTTTGTGCAAAGAACAGAATATATATCAAGAATTAGACGGCTTGCTTATAAGTCTGCAGAAAACTATTTAAAATCAAGGGAAAAATTAGGCTATCCCCTTCTTAATAAAAAATGTTGGAAGGAGGAAGAAAAAGTTGGCTAA
- the recO gene encoding DNA repair protein RecO produces MSRYYYEEAIILSGKKVGEANLLLSIYGKTKGKYQVIAPGALKLKNRLRGRVDPFTFGKGYFVIRRNYDWLINWEVYDYYLEIKRDLEKYFSASKLVNILNEVIPFQAPDKDVFMMLLKTLNNLKYKNIRNVDDIFLLKLLQQQGYVTSIPYVCGKCGKNLENNESIFIDVNENKAYCKDCRNFGISISFEELRLINSIIDSDIELTLNLDLSDSIREIIKRYKEKAI; encoded by the coding sequence ATGAGTAGATATTATTATGAAGAAGCAATAATATTAAGTGGTAAAAAGGTTGGAGAGGCAAATTTACTTTTATCCATATATGGTAAGACAAAGGGAAAATACCAAGTGATTGCTCCAGGAGCTTTGAAGCTTAAAAATAGATTAAGAGGTAGGGTTGATCCCTTTACATTTGGAAAGGGATATTTTGTAATAAGAAGGAATTATGATTGGTTGATAAATTGGGAGGTGTATGATTACTATCTTGAAATTAAGAGAGATTTAGAGAAGTATTTTTCAGCCTCAAAATTAGTAAATATTTTGAATGAGGTAATACCTTTTCAGGCTCCTGATAAGGATGTTTTTATGATGCTTCTTAAAACACTAAACAATCTAAAATATAAAAATATTAGGAATGTAGATGACATTTTTTTATTGAAACTTCTTCAGCAACAGGGTTATGTTACTTCTATTCCATATGTTTGTGGAAAGTGCGGTAAAAATTTAGAAAATAATGAGAGTATATTTATTGATGTAAATGAAAACAAAGCCTATTGTAAGGATTGTAGGAATTTTGGTATTTCCATTTCTTTTGAGGAATTGAGATTAATAAATAGTATAATAGACTCTGATATTGAATTGACTTTAAATTTGGATTTATCAGACTCTATAAGAGAAATAATAAAAAGATATAAAGAGAAAGCTATTTAG
- the deoC gene encoding deoxyribose-phosphate aldolase: MDKLTLAKMIDQTLLRPDATSEEIEQFCRSALDFHFYSVCVQPYFVPLAVKILKGSDVKITTVIDFPHGANSSSVKAFEVEDLLKKGADEFDVVINISALKDRNEKILRSDIREVVSAAQGRIVKIIIETCYLTDEEKRYITNLIIEEGAHFVKTSTGFGPKGAEIEDIKLLKSIVENKIKIKASGGIRTLEQALKMIEAGADRIGTSNGIKILQELNE; encoded by the coding sequence ATGGATAAGTTAACTCTTGCAAAGATGATTGATCAAACATTATTGAGACCTGATGCTACATCCGAAGAGATTGAGCAATTTTGTAGATCTGCATTGGATTTTCATTTTTACTCAGTATGTGTACAACCATATTTTGTCCCTTTGGCAGTAAAGATATTAAAAGGCTCAGATGTAAAAATAACTACTGTAATTGATTTTCCCCATGGTGCGAATTCTTCTTCTGTTAAAGCCTTTGAGGTGGAAGATCTACTTAAAAAGGGTGCAGATGAATTTGATGTGGTCATAAATATATCCGCTCTTAAAGACAGAAATGAAAAGATATTGAGAAGCGATATTAGAGAAGTTGTGAGTGCAGCTCAGGGTAGAATTGTTAAAATTATTATTGAGACTTGTTATCTAACGGATGAAGAAAAGCGTTATATTACTAATTTAATTATAGAGGAAGGAGCTCACTTTGTAAAAACTTCTACAGGCTTTGGTCCAAAAGGAGCAGAAATAGAAGACATAAAGCTTTTAAAATCTATTGTTGAAAATAAAATAAAGATAAAAGCATCTGGAGGAATTAGAACCTTAGAGCAGGCTCTTAAGATGATTGAGGCGGGAGCAGATAGAATAGGGACTTCAAATGGTATAAAGATATTACAGGAATTAAATGAGTAG
- a CDS encoding GTPase Era — MKETKLAYVGILGKPNVGKSTLINMLIGEKISIVADKPQTTRQRILGVLTIEDKAQLIFLDTPGWYEPKHLLGEYMLNVIKETIKDSDVLLILIDATKELTKEDTMLLNYVKNENKPFLVVLNKIDLLSKGGLEEKKKEIMGLNIAEDKIVEISALYGTNIDKLVEKIIELSPPGEFLFPPDMISDQTDKFFIAEIIREKIIHLTYQEVPHSTAVYVDEISERKNGNLIYIRATILVEKPTQKSIIIGKDGSMLKKIGTLAREELEAYFGRKVYLDLWVKVKEKWRKKPEVLKELGYM, encoded by the coding sequence ATGAAAGAGACAAAATTAGCTTATGTTGGAATATTAGGAAAGCCAAATGTAGGTAAATCAACCTTGATAAATATGTTAATAGGTGAAAAAATATCTATTGTAGCTGATAAACCTCAAACAACCAGACAGAGAATATTAGGTGTTCTTACCATAGAAGACAAAGCACAGTTAATATTTTTAGATACTCCAGGATGGTATGAGCCTAAACATCTGTTGGGGGAGTACATGTTGAATGTGATAAAGGAAACAATAAAAGATTCTGATGTTTTATTGATTTTAATTGATGCTACTAAAGAACTTACTAAAGAAGATACAATGTTATTGAACTACGTTAAGAATGAAAATAAACCCTTTTTAGTAGTATTGAATAAGATTGATCTTTTAAGTAAAGGTGGATTAGAAGAAAAGAAAAAGGAAATAATGGGTTTAAATATAGCAGAAGATAAAATTGTTGAGATTTCAGCTCTTTATGGGACAAATATAGATAAACTTGTAGAGAAAATAATTGAGCTCTCACCACCTGGAGAATTTCTATTCCCACCTGATATGATATCAGATCAAACTGATAAGTTTTTCATTGCAGAGATAATAAGGGAAAAAATTATTCACCTTACATATCAGGAAGTTCCACATTCAACTGCAGTTTATGTGGATGAAATTTCAGAAAGAAAAAATGGAAATCTTATATACATTAGAGCAACAATTTTAGTAGAAAAGCCAACCCAAAAATCAATAATAATTGGAAAAGATGGCAGTATGCTAAAGAAAATAGGCACTCTTGCCAGGGAAGAATTAGAAGCTTATTTTGGCAGGAAGGTTTATTTGGATTTATGGGTAAAAGTAAAAGAGAAGTGGAGAAAAAAGCCAGAAGTTTTAAAAGAGTTAGGATATATGTAG
- the cdd gene encoding cytidine deaminase, with product MDDKKLWELALDVLKNSYSPYSNFPVSAVLLTKSGKIYTGVNIENSSYGLTICAERVAIFKAVSEGERDFVKMIIVGKDGDGVFPCGACRQVMAEFSLDMDILLYNSREDKFNSYKVRELLPLNFYLK from the coding sequence ATGGATGATAAAAAGCTTTGGGAATTAGCTTTAGATGTTTTAAAAAATTCTTACTCTCCGTATTCAAATTTTCCTGTTTCTGCAGTGCTTTTAACAAAGTCTGGGAAAATATATACAGGAGTTAATATTGAGAACTCATCCTATGGTCTTACAATATGTGCTGAAAGGGTTGCCATATTTAAAGCGGTAAGTGAGGGAGAAAGAGACTTTGTTAAAATGATAATAGTTGGTAAAGATGGTGATGGGGTTTTTCCGTGTGGGGCTTGTAGGCAAGTTATGGCAGAGTTTTCTTTGGATATGGATATCTTACTTTACAATAGTAGAGAAGATAAATTTAATTCTTATAAAGTGAGAGAGCTATTACCTTTAAATTTTTATTTAAAATAG
- a CDS encoding CTP synthetase: protein MTKYIVITGGVISSLGKGLTTASLGRILKSKGFSVTALKFDPYINVDAGTMNPYQHGEVFVTEDGAETDLDLGHYERFLDVNLSSINNVTTGKIYSNVIKKEREGKYLGSTVQIIPHITEEIKSSILHVAETTKADVVLIEVGGTVGDIEGLPFLEAVRQFRKNVGKQNLIYLHVTLVPSLFPTGELKTKPTQHSVKELRSIGIQPDIILCRAKERLPKSIREKIALFTDVEPEAVISGVDVEDIYAIPLHFEEEGMGKLVCELLGLENRESDLKEWREMVEKPLEGEVKITILGKYTTLPDAYLSVVQALKHATRHLGVKLNLKWVESDKVKSDNVADILKDTDGLLVPGGFGARGIEGMIEGIRWARENNVPFLGLCLGLQCAVIEFARSIGLKGANSKEFDENTQYPVIDLMPNQKNIEEKGGTMRRGAYPCVVKRGTIAYKCYQKDLIYERHRHRYEVNNSFRDILENHGMVFSGLSPDNELVEIIELKDHPFFVATQFHPEYKSRPLNPHPLFLGFIEAVLKEKKHG from the coding sequence ATGACTAAGTATATTGTCATTACTGGTGGAGTTATTTCTTCCTTGGGTAAAGGATTAACTACGGCATCTTTAGGTAGGATCTTAAAAAGTAAAGGGTTTTCAGTGACTGCATTAAAGTTTGATCCCTATATAAATGTGGATGCAGGTACAATGAATCCATATCAACATGGGGAAGTATTTGTTACTGAAGATGGGGCAGAAACAGATCTTGATTTAGGTCATTACGAAAGATTTTTAGATGTAAATCTGTCTTCCATAAATAATGTAACTACTGGCAAAATCTATTCTAATGTTATTAAAAAAGAAAGAGAAGGAAAGTATTTAGGATCAACGGTTCAGATTATTCCTCATATTACTGAGGAGATAAAATCAAGTATCTTACATGTGGCGGAAACAACAAAAGCGGATGTTGTATTAATAGAGGTAGGTGGAACTGTTGGAGACATTGAGGGGCTTCCATTTTTGGAAGCAGTTAGACAATTTAGGAAAAATGTTGGAAAACAAAATCTAATTTACCTACATGTTACGTTGGTGCCCTCTTTATTTCCAACAGGAGAATTGAAAACTAAACCTACTCAACATAGTGTAAAGGAATTGAGGAGTATAGGAATTCAGCCAGATATTATTTTATGCAGAGCTAAGGAACGTCTTCCTAAAAGTATTAGGGAAAAGATAGCCCTATTTACAGATGTGGAGCCTGAAGCAGTAATTTCGGGTGTTGATGTGGAGGATATATATGCAATTCCTCTCCATTTTGAAGAAGAGGGCATGGGAAAATTAGTATGTGAGCTTTTAGGCTTAGAGAATAGGGAAAGTGATTTGAAAGAATGGAGAGAGATGGTTGAGAAACCATTAGAAGGAGAGGTTAAAATAACCATACTTGGTAAGTACACAACTCTACCTGATGCTTATTTGAGTGTGGTCCAGGCATTAAAACATGCTACAAGACATTTAGGAGTAAAATTGAACTTAAAATGGGTAGAATCAGATAAAGTGAAGAGCGATAATGTGGCTGATATTTTAAAGGATACTGATGGTTTGCTTGTACCAGGAGGATTTGGTGCAAGAGGAATAGAGGGAATGATTGAGGGAATTAGGTGGGCAAGGGAAAACAATGTTCCCTTTTTGGGTTTATGCTTAGGATTACAATGTGCAGTAATTGAATTTGCTCGAAGCATTGGACTAAAAGGAGCAAATAGTAAAGAGTTTGATGAGAATACCCAATATCCAGTTATTGATTTAATGCCTAATCAAAAGAATATTGAAGAAAAAGGCGGAACTATGAGAAGGGGAGCTTATCCATGTGTAGTAAAAAGAGGAACAATAGCTTATAAATGTTATCAAAAAGACCTAATTTATGAACGACATAGACATAGATATGAGGTAAATAATAGTTTTAGAGATATCTTGGAAAATCATGGTATGGTATTTTCTGGCTTATCTCCTGATAATGAATTAGTTGAAATCATAGAACTAAAAGATCATCCCTTCTTTGTGGCTACACAGTTCCATCCTGAATATAAATCGAGACCTCTAAATCCACATCCTCTCTTTCTTGGTTTTATAGAAGCAGTATTAAAGGAGAAAAAACATGGATGA
- a CDS encoding gliding motility protein GldE produces the protein MTVFSLFFLLSLSAFFSALETSLVSSTKVRLHHLSQEGNKRAEKLLKLLENTQELLATILIANNVVNILIASLATKIALNYVKNYGISIATGISTFFIVIFGEMIPKTLGLKYKERFALTFFYLFYPIYVILRPITKIFLIFSNIFYHVIGKTSETISPFSTIEEFITLVNIGEKEGIIEKEEKEFINNIMEFTDTEVHEVMVPRIDMICVKSDDTLETAWKKIIEEGHSRLPVYEGSIDNIIGIVHAKDVLKALADKNPNKKLKDIVREVLYVPENTKINELFKEMRRRKVHMAIVVDEYGGTAGLVTLEDLLEELVGEIEDEYDKEEKMFSFVDSNNLIVDAKMNIYELNEILEEKWKERLPETEYDTVGGLVLDVLGRVPEKGEEIDIGNFKLKVESMKGQRIEKIKITYIEKKEEKAEVSDD, from the coding sequence CTGACGGTATTTTCCTTATTTTTCCTTTTATCCCTTTCTGCATTCTTTTCTGCATTAGAGACTTCTCTTGTTTCCTCAACAAAGGTAAGATTACATCATTTGTCACAAGAGGGAAACAAGAGGGCGGAGAAACTGTTAAAACTTCTTGAAAATACTCAAGAGCTTTTAGCTACCATTCTAATTGCTAATAATGTTGTGAATATTTTAATTGCCTCTTTAGCAACTAAAATTGCTTTAAATTATGTTAAGAATTATGGTATATCTATAGCTACTGGAATCTCAACATTCTTTATTGTTATATTTGGAGAGATGATTCCAAAAACTTTGGGTTTAAAATATAAAGAAAGATTTGCATTAACCTTCTTTTATTTGTTTTATCCAATATACGTTATATTGCGCCCTATAACTAAAATTTTCTTGATTTTTAGCAATATTTTTTATCATGTTATAGGAAAAACTTCGGAAACTATATCTCCTTTTAGCACAATTGAGGAATTTATTACCTTAGTCAATATAGGAGAAAAAGAAGGTATAATTGAAAAAGAGGAGAAAGAGTTTATTAATAATATAATGGAATTCACGGACACAGAAGTTCATGAGGTTATGGTTCCAAGAATTGATATGATCTGTGTTAAATCTGATGATACCTTAGAAACTGCTTGGAAGAAGATAATTGAAGAGGGGCATTCTCGTCTTCCTGTTTATGAAGGCAGTATTGATAATATTATTGGTATTGTACATGCTAAGGATGTTTTAAAGGCTCTTGCTGATAAAAATCCGAATAAGAAATTAAAGGATATTGTCAGAGAAGTTTTATATGTCCCAGAAAATACAAAAATAAATGAGCTATTCAAAGAAATGAGAAGAAGAAAAGTACATATGGCGATTGTTGTTGATGAGTATGGAGGGACTGCTGGTTTAGTAACATTAGAAGACCTTTTAGAAGAGCTTGTGGGAGAAATAGAAGATGAGTATGATAAAGAGGAGAAAATGTTTTCTTTTGTAGATAGTAATAATTTAATTGTTGATGCTAAAATGAATATCTATGAACTAAATGAAATTTTGGAGGAGAAATGGAAAGAACGTTTACCGGAGACTGAATACGATACAGTAGGGGGATTAGTCCTTGATGTTTTAGGTAGAGTGCCAGAAAAAGGGGAAGAGATTGATATAGGTAACTTTAAATTGAAGGTAGAGAGTATGAAGGGACAAAGGATTGAGAAAATAAAAATTACTTATATAGAAAAGAAAGAAGAAAAGGCTGAGGTGAGCGATGACTAA
- a CDS encoding diacylglycerol kinase produces the protein MKTRNLMESIKFSLEGIDWGFRNERNIKIQFIVGALAIFAGILFKLSLLEFLIVLLWTGLVISAEFFNTAIEKALDAYKDDFSPTIKIIKDLCASAVFILAVLAVASGIMIFLPHIIAMISLLIKGA, from the coding sequence ATGAAAACAAGGAATTTAATGGAGAGTATAAAATTCTCCTTAGAAGGTATAGATTGGGGATTTAGGAATGAAAGAAATATAAAAATTCAATTTATTGTTGGAGCTCTTGCTATATTTGCAGGGATACTTTTTAAGCTTTCTTTATTGGAATTTTTGATTGTTCTTTTATGGACGGGTTTAGTTATAAGTGCTGAATTTTTTAATACCGCCATTGAAAAGGCTTTAGATGCCTATAAAGATGATTTTTCGCCCACAATTAAGATTATAAAAGATTTATGTGCCAGTGCAGTGTTTATCTTAGCCGTTTTAGCTGTGGCTTCTGGAATTATGATATTTTTACCTCATATTATAGCTATGATTAGTTTATTAATAAAAGGAGCGTGA
- the ybeY gene encoding rRNA maturation RNase YbeY, with amino-acid sequence MSLEIYNNYKGELESKDIERIKKFLKEVLRKKGLHPINYDISLVFIDDEKMRELNSKYRNKDSTTDVLSFNLGKDFRNRIIGEIYISIPTAKKQSIENNKSLIDEVVFLSLHGLLHILGYDHETEKDREEMDRETQNLLKLWVV; translated from the coding sequence GTGAGTTTAGAAATCTATAATAATTATAAAGGTGAATTAGAAAGTAAGGACATAGAAAGAATTAAAAAGTTTCTTAAGGAAGTCCTTAGAAAAAAGGGACTTCATCCAATTAATTATGATATATCTCTTGTTTTCATAGATGATGAGAAAATGAGAGAGCTAAATAGCAAATATAGGAATAAGGATAGTACCACAGATGTTTTGTCATTTAATTTAGGAAAAGATTTTAGGAATAGAATCATAGGAGAAATATATATTTCAATACCTACCGCCAAAAAGCAAAGCATTGAAAACAATAAATCTTTAATTGATGAGGTTGTTTTTTTGTCTTTGCATGGTCTTTTGCATATATTAGGTTATGATCATGAGACAGAGAAGGATAGAGAAGAAATGGATCGGGAGACTCAAAATCTATTAAAGCTTTGGGTAGTCTAA
- a CDS encoding phosphate starvation-inducible protein PhoH, with protein MVTPSAKTELILPKGFLNIERGKELIKDIRRWENEYPISVSVVEEKLIIQGDVDWVNKMVDYISEYINGSSKVEDSLESKVLVLEKKLVRVSSPGQKKYIEALEKKDIVFVIGPAGTGKSYLAIVTGLIFLREGRIKKIILTRPVVEAGEKLGFLPGDLQQKTNPYLKPLYDFLEEFLGYERLERLLEKKLLEVVPLAYMRGRTFKDAFVLLDEAQNTTPLQMKMFLTRFGSGCKMVITGDITQIDLDRNQKSGLITAWNILRDIEEIGFVELTEEDIVRHDIVKKIVKAYDRWEREKGEFRNL; from the coding sequence ATGGTTACACCATCTGCGAAAACTGAACTAATTTTGCCAAAAGGATTCCTAAATATTGAGAGAGGGAAAGAGCTAATAAAAGATATAAGGAGATGGGAAAACGAATATCCTATAAGTGTATCAGTTGTTGAGGAAAAACTTATTATTCAAGGGGATGTAGATTGGGTTAACAAAATGGTTGATTATATCTCTGAATATATTAACGGTAGTAGTAAGGTTGAGGATAGTTTAGAGAGCAAAGTTTTAGTATTAGAGAAAAAGCTTGTTAGAGTTTCTTCTCCAGGGCAAAAGAAATATATTGAAGCCCTGGAGAAGAAAGATATAGTTTTTGTTATAGGACCTGCAGGTACTGGTAAAAGTTACTTAGCTATAGTAACAGGGCTTATTTTTCTGAGAGAAGGAAGAATAAAGAAGATTATATTGACAAGACCTGTAGTAGAGGCAGGAGAAAAGTTAGGTTTTCTTCCAGGCGACTTGCAACAAAAAACAAACCCTTATTTAAAGCCGTTATATGATTTTTTAGAGGAATTCTTGGGCTATGAGAGATTAGAGAGATTATTGGAGAAAAAGCTTTTAGAGGTTGTTCCTCTTGCATACATGAGAGGAAGAACTTTTAAGGATGCTTTTGTTTTGTTGGATGAGGCACAGAATACTACTCCTTTACAAATGAAGATGTTTTTAACAAGATTTGGTTCTGGTTGTAAAATGGTTATTACTGGGGATATAACTCAGATAGATTTGGATAGGAATCAGAAATCAGGACTAATAACTGCTTGGAATATATTAAGAGATATAGAAGAAATAGGTTTTGTGGAATTGACAGAAGAGGATATAGTAAGGCATGATATAGTAAAGAAGATCGTTAAAGCTTATGATAGATGGGAGAGAGAAAAAGGTGAGTTTAGAAATCTATAA
- a CDS encoding 30S ribosomal protein S21, whose protein sequence is MTEVRVGKDESLDSALKRFKKKLQEDGVLADIRRHEYYEKPSEKRNRKKAQAKKKK, encoded by the coding sequence GTGACAGAAGTAAGAGTAGGAAAAGATGAAAGTTTAGATAGTGCACTAAAAAGATTCAAAAAGAAGCTTCAAGAAGATGGAGTTCTTGCTGATATTCGTAGACACGAATATTACGAAAAGCCAAGCGAAAAGAGAAATCGTAAAAAAGCTCAAGCTAAAAAGAAGAAGTAA
- a CDS encoding tRNA (N(6)-L-threonylcarbamoyladenosine(37)-C(2))-methylthiotransferase MtaB, which yields MRSISFYTFGCKVNQYETEKLKSLALKEGWEVKPFGNKTDYVFINSCAVTHIAERKARRLIRFIRAKFPEAKIILAGCYPERLKSYNFPLDVDILLDNKEKWEFFNGDENSFVAPIPTERTRALVKVQDGCNNFCSYCIVPFLRGRERSKPVEVVLWEVENLLNSGYKEIVLTGVRLGAYGKDLGGNINLANLIRKILDYPELKRLRLSSIEPMDFSPDLLDVITEEKVCKHLHIPLQSGDDEVLRRMGRRYDTKYFYGLIENIRKRVPDIAIATDIIVGFPGEEEDNFKNTLEFAKEIGFMKIHVFPFSPRPGTKAYTEKPLPPQIVEERKRILMSLSDELWKKYVEKFIGSRMEVLVENIENGIAEGLTSNYIRVFFKDEKVEKGEFVPVILKNIDKERVLGERVKECLILNSQL from the coding sequence ATAAGAAGTATTAGCTTTTATACCTTTGGATGTAAGGTAAATCAGTATGAAACAGAAAAGTTAAAAAGTTTAGCTCTAAAGGAAGGTTGGGAAGTTAAGCCCTTTGGAAATAAAACCGATTATGTTTTTATTAATAGTTGTGCGGTCACCCATATAGCGGAGAGAAAAGCAAGAAGACTTATCAGATTCATCAGGGCAAAATTTCCTGAGGCGAAGATAATTTTAGCAGGTTGTTACCCAGAAAGACTCAAGAGTTATAACTTCCCACTTGATGTGGATATTCTACTTGATAATAAGGAAAAGTGGGAATTTTTTAATGGTGATGAGAATTCTTTTGTTGCTCCTATACCAACCGAAAGAACTCGAGCTTTAGTGAAGGTTCAGGATGGTTGTAATAACTTTTGTAGCTATTGTATAGTACCATTTTTAAGAGGTAGAGAAAGAAGTAAACCTGTTGAGGTTGTTCTTTGGGAAGTTGAGAACCTATTAAACTCAGGATATAAGGAGATTGTTCTTACTGGAGTTAGATTAGGAGCTTATGGAAAGGACTTAGGTGGGAACATAAATCTTGCAAATCTTATAAGAAAGATCTTAGATTATCCAGAGTTGAAGAGATTGAGATTAAGTTCTATTGAGCCTATGGATTTCTCACCCGATCTTTTAGATGTAATTACTGAGGAAAAAGTTTGTAAGCATTTACATATACCCCTTCAGAGTGGAGATGATGAGGTATTAAGAAGAATGGGAAGAAGATATGATACTAAATATTTCTATGGTCTTATAGAAAATATAAGAAAAAGAGTTCCTGATATTGCTATTGCAACAGATATAATAGTTGGTTTTCCTGGAGAAGAAGAAGATAATTTTAAAAATACATTAGAGTTTGCAAAGGAAATTGGATTTATGAAGATTCACGTCTTTCCCTTCTCCCCAAGACCAGGCACTAAAGCATATACTGAGAAGCCTTTGCCTCCTCAAATCGTAGAAGAAAGAAAGAGAATACTTATGTCTCTAAGTGATGAGTTGTGGAAGAAATATGTGGAAAAGTTTATAGGGAGCAGAATGGAGGTATTGGTAGAGAATATAGAAAATGGGATAGCGGAAGGGCTAACTTCAAATTATATAAGAGTTTTCTTTAAAGATGAGAAGGTGGAAAAGGGAGAGTTTGTGCCAGTTATTTTGAAAAATATAGATAAAGAAAGAGTACTTGGGGAAAGGGTGAAAGAGTGTTTAATTTTAAATTCTCAGTTATAA